The Scophthalmus maximus strain ysfricsl-2021 chromosome 7, ASM2237912v1, whole genome shotgun sequence genome includes a window with the following:
- the sqor gene encoding sulfide:quinone oxidoreductase, mitochondrial: MAALCRLRQCHSSAGAISNLHTSSRASAAQHYKMLVLGGGSGGIAMSARMKRLMGAGNVAVVEPSEMHYYQPIWTLVGAGAKTVASSGRPTASVMPSGVKWVKSRVQELDPDRNTVRTEDGTEISYEYLIVALGLQLHYEKIKGLPEGFEHPKIGSNYSVQTVEKTWRALRNFKEGNAVFTFPNTPVKCAGAPQKIMYLSDSFLRKTGKRAKANIIYNTALPVLFGVKKYADSLWDIVKGRDLQVNLSQNLIEVRADKQEAVFENLDKPGETKVVEYEMLHVTPPMGPSLAIKGSPLADEAGWLDVDKDNLQHKKYPNVFGIGDCTNLPTSKTAAAVAAQTAILNRTISRVLKNKKPDKKYDGYTSCPLVTSYNTVILAEFDYNGQPLETFPINQAKEMRLMYHMKADLMPHLYWHGLLRGLWGGPGPYRKLFHLGMK, translated from the exons atggcTGCACTGTGTCGTCTGAGGCAGTGCCACTCCTCCGCCGGGGCCATCTCTAATCTTCACACGAGCAGCCGGGCCTCCGCCGCACAGCATTACAAGATGCTGGTGCTCGGAGGAGGCAGTGGGGGCATTGCGATGAGTGCACGGATGAAGAGGTTGATGGGAGCTGGGAACGTCGCTGTCGTGGAGCCCAGTGAG ATGCACTACTATCAGCCAATATGGACCCTGGTGGGTGCCGGTGCAAAAACTGTAGCCTCGTCGGGTCGACCCACTGCAAGTGTCATGCCCTCCGGAGTGAAGTGGGTGAAATCTAGAGTCCAGGAATTAGACCCAGACAGAAATACTGTGCGCACAGAGGATGGAACTGAA ATCTCCTACGAGTACTTGATTGTGGCTCTCGGATTACAACTGCATTACGAGAAG ATCAAGGGCCTGCCAGAGGGGTTTGAACATCCGAAGATTGGGTCAAACTACTCAGTCCAAACTGTGGAGAAAACATGGAGAGCACTGCGGAACTTCAAAGAAGGCAACGCTGTGTTCACTTTCCCAAATACTCCTGTGAAATGTGCTGGAGCTCCTCAGAAGATCATGTACCTCTCAGATTCCTTCCTCAGAAAG ACAGGGAAAAGGGCAAAGGCCAATATAATATACAACACAGCGCTACCCGTGCTCTTTGGGGTCAAGAAATATGCCGACTCACTGTGGGACATTGTGAAAGGCCGTGACCTGCAAGTGAACCTGAGCCAGAACCTGATTGAAGTGCGGGCAGACAAGCAAGAAGCTGTGTTTGAAAATCTTGACAAACCGGGGGAAACCAAAGTGGTTGAG TATGAAATGCTTCATGTCACACCACCAATGGGACCCAGTTTGGCGATTAAAGGCAGTCCACTGGCCGATGAAGCTGGCTGGCTGGACGTCGACAAAGACAATCTCCAACATAAGAAGTATCCAAACGTGTTCGGGATTGGAGACTGTACCAACCTGCCCACGTccaaaactgctgctgctgtcg CCGCGCAGACTGCCATCTTGAACAGAACCATCAGCAGAGTCCTGAAAAATAAGAAGCCAGATAAGAAG TATGATGGCTACACTTCATGTCCGTTGGTTACAAGCTACAACACAGTCATTCTGGCAGAGTTCGACTACAATGGACAACCACTGGAGACGTTCCCCATCAACCAGGCCAAAGAAATGAGATTAATGTACCACATGAAAGCTGATTTGATGCCTCATCTCTATTGGCATGGGCTTCTCAG GGGCCTGTGGGGTGGACCCGGACCATACAGGAAACTCTTTCATCttgggatgaaatga